In a genomic window of Ipomoea triloba cultivar NCNSP0323 chromosome 3, ASM357664v1:
- the LOC116012976 gene encoding GDSL esterase/lipase At5g03610-like, producing the protein MEKKASFTLALFSCLLIVSPEVGYGADTKLFVFGDSYADTGNTPQNDGFECWEEPYGITFPGKPSGRFSDGRVLTDFVAEYLGIRSPVPYREWKLGLNLQKYGMNFAYGGTGVFNTINGGPNMTAQINDFQQLIQQRVFTKRDLTSSVAHVSPAGNDYALSVGGQKDIENVISQLVLNLKRIYSLGVPRISMVTVPPFGCFPENVPIQPSPNRVCNESDNSFSRLHNQLLKKAVEQLNNETGGSTFVILDIYSAFMYALNWKSSCVNPLGECCKGTRSGSNCGDVDEDGRKEYVVCEDPKKSFFWDTIHPSQQGWLSVFSIVKPSLNTLLLPHAPFTSASVAI; encoded by the exons ATGGAGAAGAAAGCGAGCTTCACTTTAGCCTTATTCTCGTGCCTTCTCATTGTTTCTCCAG AGGTCGGATATGGCGCGGATACAAAGCTGTTCGTTTTTGGAGACTCCTATGCCGATACTGGGAATACACCGCAGAATGATGGTTTTGAGTGTTGGGAGGAACCCTATGGCATCACTTTCCCCGGCAAACCTTCCGGCAGATTCTCCGACGGCCGTGTTCTCACCGACTTCGTAG CTGAGTATCTGGGAATCAGATCTCCAGTGCCCTACAGAGAGTGGAAGCTGGGTTTAAATTTACAGAAATATGGGATGAACTTTGCGTATGGTGGAACCGGTGTTTTCAACACCATCAATGGTGGGCCCAACATGACCGCACAGATTAATGATTTCCAACAACTGATTCAACAACGTGTGTTCACCAAACGCGACCTCACTTCGTCGGTTGCTCATGTTTCGCCGGCCGGGAACGACTACGCTTTGTCGGTCGGCGGCCAAAAG GATATAGAGAATGTTATCAGTCAGCTAGTGTTGAACCTCAAACGCATATACAGTTTGGGAGTTCCGAGAATAAGTATGGTGACAGTGCCGCCATTTGGATGCTTTCCTGAAAATGTTCCCATCCAACCTTCACCTAATAGGGTTTGCAACGAATCAGacaattcattttcaaggcttCACAATCAATTGCTGAAAAAAGCTGTGGAGCAACTGAACAATGAAACTGGTGGATCCACTTTTGTCATTCTTGATATCTACTCTGCATTCATGTATGCCTTGAATT GGAAATCAAGTTGTGTGAATCCATTGGGAGAATGTTGCAAGGGAACAAGAAGTGGATCAAACTGTGGAGATGTTGATGAAGATGGAAGAAAGGAATATGTAGTGTGTGAGGATCCAAAGAAGTCATTCTTTTGGGATACAATACATCCTTCACAACAAGGCTGGCTTTCTGTTTTTTCAATTGTGAAACCCTCACTCAACACTCTCCTCTTACCTCATGCCCCATTCACTTCTGCCTCCGTTGCAATAtaa